One region of Termitidicoccus mucosus genomic DNA includes:
- a CDS encoding LamG-like jellyroll fold domain-containing protein, translating into MRFCLRFHFVLVSAVLFFPAWIGAATVAGAAPGTGLLFHLSADHGTNADYSAAGAPGATFASGVTTIPDGARGPALSCGDFQRLAWSAPGNIFAQRGTLSFFWRSRYPVGPTEFPVFRVGFGDHSSWDMTWLRIDYNGRGFDAFVTDASLSRTRVSATLAPFPSPSQWTHIAFSWDETRGVCLYINGKLAAEKRLAAPARYDIALDQFGPHSRIISPYAVQSAYSFTRGGDIDEIRIYDHMLDEAGLARLASEVAGEPVVSAAPARSLADSRWRDEWYFRHGWDLPAAAPPALDAPATTVRKVEIHDAFDLKRWWWKATDGIRETTWPGVYNRSRLPGRNDYFQLPDWDCYSASGNAITFHLPPEPWNHLEISGAAWGRMELLAFPGGRRIGYDTAAGEIPPYDDTAAAVTPLFERPRARERTAHRLERPVIGQRIRFINTMQEEPIGELSAYHVTAAAGPASAPRLVRRLGLPGPDGLPPPLAALAAHIAGRHPADERAVLVASPARADASAPADGVNLPAAAGLPLVHILVPNDWDSRDDALDGIAIDLPLLPLAPTHPGGLVPFNIQVKDPLWPARNLLDFSFSLRSDGSATPPRTLWLDLRDRLLPPGKSLWLTLASASPDFTPGALAGAEIRLVFKPREAARAEHELDRFTQVRDNYAMQVEEKPRGPKFSLWTRFAADLGDLLRVNPTHHLGRLYAAAVGPAAGPVLEPDVPPLPDPADGAPLWAARQVQLLGHVAKFVNWYIDHRQLADGEFGGGISDDTDLTNTWPGLALMGVDPEKIRASNLALLEAAYARGMFTRGLNTIQTDELHNYEEGINALGECLIARPSSPLLLERAMETTRALHGITGVNAAGHRHVRSSYYGANRIATEMPWGAARAYAYLTFQPAHLLADYNGNPGARRLLTELADGLLAHRRAGADGRHGIPAIIRFEDDAALADPVHPYFPWPLFWNAWQWTSDPKYLDPVFDGGVTALANINANAIDILGLRDRVDPARLTAADAGRAFVPPGSVSAPGRADGNRTLAGIQRGASFEYLRWQLTGNTALLADTYTAQIRACQLLEYINTEGSLWIDRVGVPTSDLQRARLGGIALARNSIFHGHAVSWRFHAPATAQSLAILIPDATPDAFTLIVCNLDGAPVRATLTGGPVLNPGQWEVTQGIDLDNDHRADASIQPARTHAFGRDDDIDLVFPARATSVLGFRKTASGTPYSQRADLGIEPRDITRRASGVLGVVVHNLGSVDAPASTLALVDASGGILASAPVPPIPAPLDLYPKTGSIELVFPPDADLAAARLVVDPDHRIEEISRKNNSVPLREAP; encoded by the coding sequence ATGCGATTCTGCCTCCGGTTTCATTTCGTCCTCGTTTCCGCCGTTTTGTTTTTTCCCGCCTGGATAGGGGCGGCGACGGTCGCAGGCGCGGCGCCCGGGACCGGCCTGCTTTTCCACCTGTCCGCCGACCACGGGACAAACGCCGACTATTCCGCCGCCGGCGCGCCCGGGGCCACCTTTGCCTCCGGCGTCACCACCATCCCCGACGGCGCGCGCGGCCCCGCGCTCAGTTGCGGCGATTTCCAGCGGCTCGCGTGGAGCGCCCCCGGCAATATCTTTGCCCAGCGCGGCACGCTCTCCTTTTTCTGGCGCTCGCGCTATCCCGTCGGGCCGACCGAGTTTCCCGTCTTTCGCGTGGGGTTCGGCGACCACTCGAGCTGGGACATGACCTGGCTGCGCATCGACTACAACGGGCGCGGTTTCGACGCCTTCGTGACCGACGCCAGCCTCTCGCGCACCCGGGTCTCCGCCACCCTCGCGCCCTTTCCCTCGCCGTCGCAATGGACGCACATCGCGTTTTCCTGGGATGAAACCCGCGGCGTTTGTCTTTATATCAACGGAAAACTTGCCGCCGAAAAACGTCTCGCCGCGCCCGCGCGCTATGACATCGCCCTCGACCAGTTCGGCCCGCATTCCCGCATCATCAGCCCGTATGCCGTCCAGAGCGCCTACAGCTTCACCCGCGGCGGCGACATCGACGAGATCCGCATCTACGACCACATGCTCGACGAAGCCGGGCTCGCCCGCCTCGCCTCGGAGGTCGCGGGCGAGCCCGTCGTTTCCGCTGCGCCCGCCCGCAGCCTCGCCGATTCCCGCTGGCGCGACGAATGGTATTTCCGCCACGGCTGGGACCTCCCCGCCGCCGCGCCGCCCGCGTTGGACGCCCCGGCGACGACCGTCCGCAAGGTCGAGATCCACGATGCCTTCGACCTGAAACGCTGGTGGTGGAAGGCCACCGATGGCATCCGCGAAACCACCTGGCCCGGCGTTTACAACCGCTCGCGCCTCCCGGGGCGCAACGACTACTTCCAGTTGCCCGACTGGGATTGCTACAGCGCCTCGGGCAACGCCATCACCTTCCACCTGCCGCCCGAGCCGTGGAATCACCTTGAGATTTCCGGCGCCGCCTGGGGCAGGATGGAGCTGCTCGCCTTCCCCGGCGGGCGGCGCATCGGCTACGACACCGCCGCCGGCGAAATTCCGCCCTACGACGACACCGCCGCCGCCGTCACGCCGCTCTTCGAGCGTCCGCGCGCCCGGGAAAGAACCGCGCACCGGCTCGAACGGCCCGTCATCGGCCAGCGTATCCGATTCATAAATACAATGCAGGAGGAGCCCATCGGCGAGCTTTCCGCCTACCACGTCACGGCCGCCGCCGGGCCGGCCTCCGCTCCCCGGCTCGTCCGGCGCCTCGGCCTGCCGGGACCGGACGGGCTTCCGCCGCCACTTGCCGCGCTCGCCGCACACATCGCCGGACGCCATCCCGCCGACGAGCGCGCGGTCCTCGTCGCGTCGCCCGCGAGGGCCGACGCGTCCGCGCCTGCCGACGGTGTCAACCTGCCCGCCGCCGCCGGGCTTCCGCTCGTCCACATCCTTGTCCCCAACGATTGGGACTCGCGCGACGACGCCCTCGACGGCATCGCCATCGACCTCCCCTTGCTTCCGCTCGCGCCCACGCACCCCGGCGGCCTCGTCCCCTTCAATATTCAGGTCAAGGACCCGCTCTGGCCCGCGCGCAACCTCCTCGATTTCTCCTTCAGCCTGCGCTCCGACGGTTCCGCCACCCCGCCGCGCACGCTTTGGCTCGACTTGCGCGACCGCCTTCTCCCGCCCGGCAAATCCCTTTGGCTCACCCTTGCCTCCGCCTCGCCCGATTTCACTCCCGGCGCCCTTGCTGGCGCCGAAATTCGCCTCGTGTTCAAACCCCGCGAGGCCGCGCGCGCCGAGCACGAGCTCGATCGCTTCACGCAGGTCCGCGACAATTATGCCATGCAGGTGGAGGAAAAGCCCCGCGGCCCCAAGTTTTCCCTCTGGACTCGCTTCGCCGCCGACCTCGGTGACCTGCTGCGCGTCAATCCCACGCATCATCTCGGGCGTCTCTACGCCGCCGCCGTGGGGCCGGCCGCCGGACCTGTTCTGGAGCCCGACGTTCCTCCGCTTCCCGATCCCGCGGACGGGGCGCCGCTCTGGGCCGCGCGCCAGGTCCAGCTCCTCGGCCACGTCGCCAAATTCGTGAACTGGTATATCGACCACCGGCAGCTCGCCGATGGCGAATTTGGCGGCGGCATCTCCGACGACACCGACCTCACCAACACCTGGCCCGGTCTCGCGCTCATGGGCGTCGATCCCGAAAAAATCCGCGCCTCCAACCTCGCCCTGCTCGAAGCCGCCTATGCCCGCGGCATGTTTACCCGCGGCCTCAACACCATCCAGACCGACGAGCTGCACAACTACGAGGAGGGAATCAACGCCCTCGGGGAATGCCTCATCGCCCGGCCCTCCAGTCCGCTCCTGCTGGAGCGCGCCATGGAAACCACCCGCGCGCTTCACGGCATCACCGGCGTCAATGCCGCCGGCCACCGCCATGTGCGCTCCTCCTACTACGGCGCCAACCGCATCGCCACCGAGATGCCCTGGGGCGCCGCGCGCGCCTACGCCTACCTCACGTTCCAGCCCGCGCACCTCCTCGCCGACTACAATGGCAACCCCGGCGCGCGCCGTCTCCTCACCGAGCTTGCCGACGGACTCCTCGCCCACCGCCGGGCCGGCGCCGATGGCCGGCACGGCATTCCCGCCATCATCCGCTTCGAGGACGATGCCGCCCTCGCCGACCCGGTGCATCCCTATTTTCCCTGGCCGCTCTTCTGGAATGCCTGGCAGTGGACGTCGGACCCGAAATACCTCGACCCCGTCTTCGACGGAGGCGTGACCGCCCTCGCCAACATAAACGCCAATGCCATCGACATCCTCGGGCTGCGCGACCGCGTCGATCCGGCCCGGTTGACCGCGGCCGATGCCGGGCGCGCCTTTGTTCCGCCCGGCTCCGTTTCCGCCCCGGGCCGCGCCGACGGGAACCGCACCCTCGCGGGCATCCAGCGCGGCGCCTCCTTCGAGTATCTCCGCTGGCAGCTCACCGGAAACACGGCGCTCCTCGCCGACACCTACACGGCGCAGATTCGCGCGTGCCAGCTTCTTGAATACATCAACACCGAGGGTTCGCTCTGGATCGACCGCGTGGGCGTGCCCACCTCCGACCTCCAGCGCGCGCGCCTCGGCGGCATCGCGCTCGCCCGCAATTCCATCTTCCACGGGCATGCCGTGAGCTGGCGTTTCCACGCTCCGGCCACCGCGCAAAGCCTCGCCATCCTCATCCCCGACGCCACGCCCGACGCGTTCACGCTTATCGTCTGCAACCTCGACGGTGCGCCCGTGCGCGCCACCCTCACCGGCGGCCCGGTCCTCAACCCCGGCCAATGGGAAGTCACCCAGGGCATCGATCTCGACAACGACCACCGCGCCGACGCCTCCATCCAGCCCGCGCGCACGCACGCCTTCGGGCGCGACGACGACATCGACCTCGTGTTTCCGGCCCGTGCCACGAGCGTGCTCGGCTTTCGCAAGACAGCCTCCGGCACGCCCTACTCGCAACGGGCCGATCTCGGCATCGAGCCCCGCGACATCACGCGCCGCGCGTCTGGCGTGCTCGGCGTCGTCGTCCACAATCTCGGCTCGGTCGATGCCCCGGCATCGACGCTCGCCCTCGTAGACGCCTCCGGCGGGATTCTCGCGTCCGCGCCGGTTCCCCCGATCCCCGCGCCCCTCGACCTGTATCCAAAAACCGGATCGATCGAACTCGTTTTTCCCCCGGACGCCGATCTCGCCGCCGCGCGCCTCGTGGTCGATCCCGATCACCGCATCGAGGAGATTTCCCGCAAGAACAACAGCGTGCCGCTCAGGGAGGCACCCTGA